The Anser cygnoides isolate HZ-2024a breed goose chromosome 4, Taihu_goose_T2T_genome, whole genome shotgun sequence region TGGATCATTTTGAAGCCACAGTGACCAGCAGCTTcgaggaaaaacaaaatttgatcatcatgaaaacatttgagaattaaatgttatttactatactaaaatgaagaaagcaacaaaGTTTGTATTGCAGGACAACATCAACTTATCTTGAAGTATATAATCAGTAAGCTGAGTTCAGGAAGTTAATGTAATACAatgccagggcagggcagcagaaaGCAACATGTATCAAcaaccattttcttttgtttaccaCAGCCATGTGCCAATATAATTTTCCATGGAATTCTGGACAGACtcggtaaaaaaaaaaaaaaaacaaccaacaacctGAAGAATTCACTACTAAAAGCGGAATTCATCTTTAAATTGATATGCAAGAGTATTTTTACATGGAGAACAGCAAACAAGCAATTCCTCAGCCTTAGGTAGTTTCACAGGCCTGCTTCAGTCCAAATGCTGGCGGTTTGCTCTGGGACCAAGCTAGTAAGCTCTCCCATGAATACTGGAGCAAATAAGCAGCCAGATAAGGTTGGCTGCTACAGCCATGTAGCAGAAggtatttgaaaaaacaaacttccattaaaaaatgcCGTAAGATATTATTATCAAATTGGCAAAAACACAGGCTAGATTGAGTAAGGGAAAATTCAAGAGATGGGCAGAAGCTCAAGACAATCAAAGCTAAAAGCACAGTATTCGACACCAGATGGAAACATTTCTCCTTCACAAAAGTTACCTTTAGAAATAGTTAAAGCAGGAGACCACTGTGATCTTAGAATATCGAGACAAATGCTGCCATTACTGTTAATATTTGGATGATAGATTCTTGTTGTAAATGCAacctgcaacaacaaaaaaaaccgATACTAAGAACGTGTTTCGGTTTATAGCCACAATGATGTCATCCTCTCTCTTCAGTCAAGCTATTAGTCAACTCCTTTagctctgaaagaaaaggaattaagCAGTTCTACTCCATCGCGGATTCATGGAAAAGCAGCCGAGCCACAACCTCTCCATTTCCAACAACCAGGCATTCTACTTCAAACAGAGAGAGGGCAAGGAGGAAGCTGCAATTTAATCACAGGTGTCTGCACCATGATGAAGACACTTAACACAAGTGTTTGAACCATGGCAACACAGCCATCGCAGGGCTAAAGAATATCAAAGATTATAGTTACTGCCAGCGtgcaccttcacattgcctGAAATTTGGAATACAGGCTTTTGTTGTAGTTTTACTAGCTGCTTGTCTTATTTTGTAACTACTGCCAAATTCTAACAGGTACTATCACCTCTGATTTCAGGCACTCAGTAAATTAATCTCTGTCCATGGGGTCACATTTTTACAGAACCCAAACAGCTGTACTGAGAGACCTGACAGCCCCCTTCGCAAGAATTCTGTTACAATAGCACAAATCTATTGAGTTTTCCTAACagtcaagaaaaacagaaataaaaacaaacataattcCAAGACAATCAGAATTCACATATATGAATTTGCTCCTAAGAATATATGCCAACACACTCATTTTGGTGATAGGAAGGTATATAAGATATTGTAAGCACATGAAAGAAGCGAGACCTTGACAATATTTGAACACAGATGTTGGCATTTTCTATTGTGTATTTGGTTCCTTAAAGAGTGCTAATATCACAAATGAGAAATCAATACTTACCTTAGGTGGTTTGAAAGGGTAGTCTGTAGGAAAGTGAATTGTCAAGAAGAATACACCACCCTGATATGGACTGTCATTCTGccaaagtaaagaaataattctCCTATTACCATCTTTAGGacaaatttcagtgaaaatattgcttttaaataatgaaacttATTTAAATGACCAAACTGTTTATTCCACCAATGTAATGGACACAGTAAAAACTCAATTACTACTTCTTCAGGTGAGTGATACTGAACAGACACAGGTCACTTTCTGGATGGACCTCTGAGTTGATGCTTCAGAGAAAACTTCTCTACCAATTCGAACGGAGCAATGTGACAAAAGCATCCAAGCCTCTCTGAGGTGGCTCCAAGAAGTAACGGTAACGGAGCGGAAGTCCTCTCTAACAAGTTCAAAAATGTGAAGTTCTGCGTTTGGAAATTATTTGTTATAACCACCCAACTTGATAGTGGCCAAGGGCCTCCCTCTAAGTTCTATCCTTCGCCTAGGTGTTGCTTAGCCCTCCAAAAAACCTACCAATACACAGCTAGCTCCTTGTTCCTTGGGGTGGGGAgcacagacaaagaaaaaacatcaagaTTGAAGTGaatccttcctccctttctctaATAAAAATTGACCATGATCAGGTATGGGGGAATACattccccctgccccatagaaaTAGTTAAAGGGATAATTCATTCAGGCTTTAACTATTAGCAGTAAAACAACATTTGGATTTTTGGGAAAAGCTCACAGGAAGCATGGGATAAACGTGGTGACTAAAGACTAAATATGGACTGCCTATGTTACTAATTACAAGAAGAAAGATGTAAGAAGTTTTTACTTGAAACTACAAACtaaatttccaaaatgaagcaaatattttgttgtttaacCTGAAGACTACAACACTCTTAATTCCACGCTCATGGCTATGAAAAATGTATCTGAGACAGAGTACACTTCTTAATTATTTGTAAATTCAATCTTCACATTCCTTGTAAGAACATCTCACCAATGTAAGcggaaaataaatctttcttagctaaataaaagcaaattaaattctGGAACACAAGACAAGGGACTGAAACCTGGAAACACGTAGGGCATATCCTACGCAATCTCTACCTGAAACCTAGCAAAAAAGATGTAACTTCTTGCAGTCGGTCAAGGAATACTCCGTGAGGATGCATTTTAGCAATTGCAGGAGCAAACTCCTCCCAAAATCTGTTAAAACTGAAGATAAACTAATGCAAGCACCCTTACATCTTACGAAGATAATCACAGCCTGTACAATATTACATTGCAGAAGGGGAATGCTAAATGATTGGGTACTGCAACCCTCGTCTTTTATTAAAGGCACTAAGCAACACCACAGGAGCACTAGAGCTACTAACACCACACTGTCAGGATATTTCCAAGGCCTGGTTTTGAAACAGGAAAGCAGGCCTTTGTGACTGGCACCACAAAAACCACACggggaaagaaaggagctgTACATTGTTGAACCAGAAGGagaagctaaaaataataatcccatTTTTAAATTTGACTGATGTTTTAATACCTTACAACCCCACAGACACATAAAATCAAACTCAGTACAGCATGGAAAACACCTTGTATTTCAAACATGAATACAGCTGTTAAACGATTTTATCTTTGAGACACCTAGTTACAATCAATGAGGACCAGGGACTTGGGAACAGAAAGCCATTTTTCCAATCAGGTGAACCTCTAATACACAAACTTTCAGTGATCTACTTAAACCCCACTTGCagatatatagagagagagtcTGGGCGATGCTGCATCACTGGTATTTAATTCCTGCTCTGTAGCCTCACCAGAAGCATCACTCAGGGGCTCCAGACCTACTGGCATCTCGTATTGGACTCCTCAAGTTACAAAACGTTTTGTTTCCTAAATATAAATAATCAGCCCTGAGAACTCCAGATGTCAAGTGTTTGTCTTCACTAAAAGCATAAATGGAAACATTTGCCTTCTTTAACACGGAAATGGCCTTGTTCAGGTTTCAGATATGTACCATACATTTAACACACACTCTTCTCCTCAGTCATAACCGGAGCCTCACATTTCAGTGACTTACCCTCTGCTCCCAAAAGCACTCAAGATCTCAGTACATGACACTAGATCAAATAGATTCCCTCATCTACTTCAAAATCTCCACAAAAGCATCCCAAGTAATTACTAAAACCAGGATGAGCTCTTACTACAAGCAAAATCCACGCTAGATTCAAATAGCAGAAACGGTTAAACGCAAAGTTTCTAAGTAAAGTGATAACAGCTTACATTGTTCTAGAGATTATTTCAGCTCAAATACGTGTCCTGGTAAAACGTCACAGCAATGCAATAATCATcagactcattttttttccctccttcattCTGTGTTACTGTAAGGAGTATCTCTAGAGCTAAAGCCTGATAATGGGAgttgaaaaaaagcaaagcaaaacaaaaaaacacacaagttCTTCCTGAATCAGAACTACTAGTTCAATATTACATCACAAGAATTAGAATACTTACAGGTCCCATAATTGTGGCTTGCCAATGAAacactacaaaagaaaaactccGCATTATTATCTAGGCATGGTATGCTTTGAGTTAGTAGAGCAAAACATAAAACTTAAGATTACTTACTGTCATCTCCAACGGGACCTGCTGAACACTGTGCTGGAGGATCACGGGCTAAGTCACtaagttcctttaaaaaaagaaaaaaaatctgttcagagAGGGAACACTAATGAATTCAACAGCCCTTTTCACTTGATATCCAACAAAAAACTTTAACAGTTTTTCcataaacaaacacagaagaacATACAGTAACAACTATTAGCGCCAACAGATCAGTATCAGAAACATCTTTGTAAAAGATGACGATTCCCAAAACTGGCTATGAAGCTGAACAGTTACAAGGACTGCTTTTCCAAATAAATGTCATTACTTTTTGTTCCTGTCAAGACAACCCTGCTGGAGAAGGGACAGAGACAACAGGAGGACACAGCCTGAAGAGGGCTAAGTCTAACCAGTTTCTGATCAAGATTTTTAATGATCAAGTCTTAGCTAGAGAAGCCTTAAGCTGGAATTGAGAAAGCTACTGATTAGTCAGTCTTCATGGCATAAGAAGCATGAAGTGTATAACATCCGGTACTAAAATTCAAAACGATGACAACAAGAACAGAACAATGCCAGAaactcagtttctttttctccactaCCTCCAGCAGGGATAAATCTTGTAtatattaaagaagaaaagaaagctgataaGTATTGGAACCAGgcaaaatatctgcattttttaattttaaactttataTTTATGATAATTATGCctttaaaattctgaattaactgaaatgcagaaacCAGGCCCCTCCCTCCCTGTTACAGggggaatgaaaacagaaacttaGAATGGAGGATTCCTTGTCTAGGATCAAGATTCTGGTGATGAATCACTCAAACACATCATTAATTTGTTTAAACACTCCGCAGTTTACTTGATTGGATGGTgtcctttaaaatgaaatgtatgcTTTCAGTTGAAGAATGTAAGAGAtaccttccttcttccctgctCAGTTTTGAATCTAAAAATGGCTTCAGGAACTTCTATAAATCTGCACTTGTCAAGGCATCTAGAAGTCACAAGAAAGGGGAAAATCTTCAGTTCCTCTCCCATATATTAACAGTCGCACACAAGTTATTTTACTACAAGTCCACACAAGCCACTAAAACAAGAACTTTCCATTACATTCTCAGACATTTAAGAAACCCAGGCATCCCTGTTATGCTGGAAATATGCACATTTGGACCAGACAGCTAACAACTCAGCCTAGGAAGAGCCTGATGTATATCCTCCGCATTTGACAAATTCCGCACTTGATAAAAATGTAGTACATGTAAGCTAACACAAAacgagaagaaaaatacattacttGGAGCTTGAACACCTTTGTTCttgcaaacacagaaagagaagagaacaCTATTTCAATGTGTAGAAGTCCATAGGCTATATATAAAAACCCTTCATTTTTAGAAGTCCTTAAGTCCACAGATTTTTAGACCCTCATTTCACCACCCTACACAGGCCAATTTTCATCACCTTCCCAGTTAACCAGATCTGACTTTTGCACTGGAATGAGACTATACTGCAAATTTGAATTGTAccagttttcaaaagcaatagCACGGTGAAATTACTATTATGGTCcatttcactgctgctgttaCTTTCAAGGGTGGACAACAGCTCTTTCCAGACCACAGTACATCTCTTTACAGGGTGTTCCTCTACCATATAGCACTCCCCACCTATTACTGGTGTTCCCTGTGAAATCCTTATTTCTGCAAGTAAATATCACTTATTAGGTCCATACATTGTTCAGTAGATTTGCTAAGTTAGACTGGTATCACTCATGTaaaggcaaagaagaaatgTGAAAGAACTTTCAGATtgaaagtggttttttttttttgtttgtttttgtttttaattttcagggTCCCCAGTTCCTGCACTTGGCAAATCAGAAAGTCCTGTTAATCAGGCTTACTTCTCATCTAAAAGCCTTTCCATTAAAAGAACGATCAGCCAATTATTTCCAATACCTGGAAGCAAGAAGTTCCACTGGATTTTTTGTCCCTTAAAGTAAATTGTAGCAATAGAATGAGCAGAAAGACAAGTGTTTGGTATTTTAATGTAGCTGTGTAGTTATTACTGGATTATTTGATTTAATCAGGGAAGAAGATTGGATCttatttttggaaaactgtCATGGGGACTAAGAGGTATGAAAAGGCTCTTCATGCAGTTtatcaaaattattaaaatgagtAGTAtgaagaagggcaagaaaagaCCAGCATAAAAACGCACTGTTGAAGATATGTGCAACAGCCTTGAGAGCTCCTCTAAAGGTACTACGATCTTTCAGAGAAGCAAGAAGCCAGTACTCAAGATAAAAAACAGTTGACAAATAAGGTATTTTAACacgtcaggaaaaaaaaattaataagagTATGTCAATAATCCAAGAAGGAAAGGCAAATAAGTAGAATTCCAGGcgtaagaaaaatatttaagaagtcccagtgaaaaaaatcatgggggaaaaaaagaaaaaggtgtcaGTAACATTAAGAATAGTGTACAAGCTGGAACATATGAGTTTTAATATTCTGGTCATCCAGACTCAAAATGTATGTCCATAGAGAGTTACCTCTCTGAAACATTTAAACTAGCCTGGAGAACAAGCAAGCAGTGACTTCAATGAGCTAAAGGGCTGAAGTTTTGTCTGGCCCAAAACAAGTAAGTATAAAAACCCCGTTGGTACTAAACAAAGCAATTCAAACTATAGATAAGGCTAGGAGCACCCGATCCACCACTCAGCGCTTCAGCCACAGCACAAGTGATTTACCCACTAGTCAGAAACACAGGAGAGGCAGCACCCATTCAATTCTCTTCTTGCACCCTTTGCTATTGCAGTCAGAGGAGTAAAATTTGTAGCAAAGCTCTTTGTTTCAGCAGAGTTTAAAATGCTGGGGAAGAACAGAGGCCGCGGCCAAACAAACACGGGCAGGTTCTTCCTGCTTACTGTAACACCGGCTCTATTTTTACCTCGCCGTTAAGCGTGTGACACTCCGGCATCTACACAAAAGGAGGGAGGCTTTTCTTCGCAGACAGGGAGCAGAAAGTTCTCCCTGTGTGACTTCAAAAAGCGCCTGCTGCTGAATCCAAGGGGCAAACTGGAATAACTGGAAACGCGGCAAGCAGAGGCATATGGGCTGTGACATTCGGAGCGCAGCTGAAGCATTTCATGCAAGGAAAGGGAGGAGCCTCCCCCCCAAGTCAGCGGCGGAAAAACAGACTTGTCTTCTTAGCTTATAGAATAGCTGATCTTGATTGCTACCAGGCAAACGTTGCATCTGAAAGTATTTCTAGAAGCAGAACTAAGCTTGGTGATTGCCATGGGCCGACAGAAGTCAGCTCAGAATTGTTCCCCTGCTTTCCCATTTCGTACCAAGAAGGTAAGACCGTGTGAAGTTTGTTAGAATTTaagtaaaacagtaaaaaaaaaacaagtcccCAGCACTGTTCTGTAAAATACCTAAGCATAAGGGCTTCgtgctgcttgtgctgcagTCCCTCCACCTTTGCTCCTTCTTGTTCCCAGTCAGTCTCCACAGTCCTTTCCTCTGTCAAAGGATCCCAAGCTACATCGCAAACTTCCTTAAAAATGCCCAAAGTAGAGCCCACGCTTTCCTGGAGTCAGCTGCTGTAGCTTTTCGTTTTACAGGTGGcttaggaaaaagaagaagaagcgTTCCCAAGAAGCGAATTCCCAGGCCTTCGCACAGAACCGACCGCACCAAGCTGGGCTCAGAACGACCCGTTGCACGCCTGTTGGGACGGATTAGTCTCGAATTACAACCGTGACTCCCAGGCTCTGGCTCTGCCGCAGGTTTCCGGTACGGCTCCGGCGTATCACCATTCTTGTGGCCCAGTTTCCAAATATAAAGTCGTGATAGTGCCTACCTCGCCACTGGGTGGATTAGTCACCCAGCATTTTACAGATTTAAGCACTATTTAAGGGCCGAGGACCAACGCTGCCATCAGAGGACAACGGCAATGAAGCATGCAGACGAAGGCATGCAGGTCCATCTTTGCACCAGTTTTGGAAAACCGGTAGGTAACTGGAAGTGCAGCCACTATACCTGCTCCCTACAACAGACCAACCTGCTTCAACACAAATTCAGCACCACGGTATGCCGCCAGGTTCACATCAAGTATGCGGTAGATGTAGTTTTTGTGGAAAAACAGATGTATTCTTGGCTCATCTGTCTCCTCTCTGTGAATTCAGCAAAACACTagccaaaaaataaaccagTAACTTCAAGACAGATATAGTTTAAAAAGCTAAATGCTTGTTTTACACATACGTAATCGTAACTAACAGAATATATAGTACATGCTTCAACTGATGAAGTGAAACCTTGGCATGTGACTGCAGGACTCTGATCCTGGGCAATATTATAAACCACCAagtgccttttgtttttttcctgacagaaaaGCTGCTAAAGAACCCTCAAACAATTCCTCCCTGCCAGCTGTTCAGAAAGATTACAGCAGTCATCTGAAGGGTGAAGAACATCTGAAGAATGACGAAGGATGCCTCATCCAAATACACACGAGCAGGACCACGAAGGGAAGTACTGAAGGCAACTAGTCGCTCTCCTCGCAGTTCTTCACAGCACTTCTTCACGTTTCCAGGCCTCAGCAAACCCAGTAGCAAACGGCAGCCTGCTGCCTAGGCAAGCTGCCTTCTTTCGAGGCACCAAGCAGAGCTGTCAGTGGCAGCAGCTCCTTTGCTTCCCATTTCTCAGAATCCACGTTCCCTGCAGCTCCACTGCTACATTTTTCTAGTTTAAGATGGAAATAGCCAGggcttatttttaatgatagtAGCAGCTGACTTAAATACAGAGTGGCAGAACATCGCTCATCTTCACAGGCATAAATGCATAGTTAGATTTAATATTGGTTCGTAACACGATTACTCGTTAAAATCATAAATTGCAGCTTGCTGGTTTCTAGTCAAGAGAGCACaatgaaaagaatgaagttTATTTGCTTTAAGTTTCCAGACACTGACTTGTTCTACactggagggagggaaaggtgATATGCAGTTAAATCAGAAgtctaaaagaaaagaaacaccacacataacaaaacaaaatcactaAGCCAAACGAAAACCAGCATTTGAGTGCTTGTCTAATATAGTCTGTCATAAACAGGACAGCTCAAATAACTAAGCATCCAAAAATTCACTCCATTAGTCTTTACTCATTAGCTCACAgctgaaaacagctttaaaaaagaaaggattggAAGCAGCTATAAAGGGAGGGGAAGAACATTTAAGCCTGTTTGAAGATTAAGAAGTGTCAGCCAGCAAAGAACTACTGCTTTATCCCACACACCTGCATCTGCAACATTCGTTTCGGCATGAAAATTAATTATCCctggaagcagaaaataacCGTTTGAAAAAAAGAGTCTGAATGTGGATTTTTAAGCTGAATAAGACGACACTGGCACAACACACACGCGTAACCAACAGAAAAGTGTCAATTTCAAACAAACGGACCTTGTGGCTAACGCTTAAAAATATGGATACAAACTACCTATAGTGACAGTGCATAATGCAGAAGGACGTAGGCTGTTGTTTACAGAAAACCGGGGGCCAGAGAGCAGAGTGCTTCTTAACAAACCCAAGCCACTATGGCCAGGAACGTAAGACTTGGGATCATCTCCATCTTGATTATTTCGCTTGTTCTAACCTTCAGGATGTCATCTCCATAGTATAAAAGCTTTCAGGCTACCCACTGCATCTTGGTCGTACAACGTCTAGCAACAATATCATGACGACGTATTAAAAAACAGACATTGAAATATCCAGGTTTTAAACCTAGCAGTCGAAGGAAATGCCAAACTGCTGTGCAGCTGTAATTAAGTCACTTTGTGTGCCTGGACTGATGCAAACTACTCGGATGACTACATGCTATCTTGCCAGAGAACCTACCTTTCAATACCCAGACCTTTGTGAAAGGGGCTATTGTCTACAGCTCTTCTCACCTGTTCTGAAATTTGGAAGGTGTACAATGTAGGTAATGGTTTCCAGCAAATTTCACTGCTACAACAGCTAAAATATCACTCTATTCTACTCCGGCCTTTCCCAGAGCTCACCCCTGTAGCTGGACAGATCTGACTGGAAAAGGAGGTCACTCACCAAAAAGGCATTCAGAACAAACTCGAAAAAGGTGGCAGCAACTCCTACAGTTGTGCTTTGGACTCGGAAATATGGCTTGTTTCCCCACAAGTAACCAAAACCCACAGCAGCTGTCTTACTCAAGACGAAGAAAATCTGACTGCTTTACACACACGAATTCTGGGCTATTACAACAACTACCATTCTCTGAAAATAACAGGGTTACTAAAACACAAATGCACATCAGCACAGGATGAAGACTGAACACTGCCTAAAATATTCTGAAGGGAAAAGTGTGGTGTGAAGCTCGGGTTAACTTCCTGTTCGTTCAGTGATAACTGGGGGTTTTAATTCTGCCATTCCCAAGCTTCTGAGTGCTGGATCCTGAAACTTGACATACTTTCACTTACAAGCTTCCCCTGTGAGAACCACAGATCATCGGTTCTGCAACCAGAGCGGCACTCAGACACGAAGGTACGCAGTGGAAACCGTCCACAAGAGAAGTGAGATGTACGCAGCTAACTGAAACAGAACGGcgggggaaggaaggggcagaTTAAATTCAACATAAACTCAAAATGATAcccttggaaaaacaaacaaaaaaactatattCAAAGTGAGGCACCCTAGCCCGGACCACTCCTTGCTTTGTATGAATCCCAAGAGGAAGGCGAAAGCAGCTGAAATATACCATATGGGTATACTCCACGGTCGTGCCCACGCGGTCATAGCCACGGCAGTGATTACGCTATCTTATCTACAGCTGTACCATTACGCGACCATATTATGCTATTGTGCACAGCCACCCCTCACAATGGACCTGTGTTCAGAACAGCTAGCGGCAGGGATGCAGAACGGAGGGCTGTAGGATTAGGTACAGTGAGGCACCAAATCAGCTCACGCTGAGCCAACGGCGTAAAAAAATTCCCAAGCTGTTCCCGAGGTGAACTGCAGATGCTCTCACAGTTCAGTTCCACCTCAGCTACCTAGAGGATATTGGTGTCCAGAGGGGTCTTaaagagcagaagaggaaaaacaaacaaacaaacaaacaaaataaacaagcagTGTTTAAAAGAGTATTTATAAAGAGACCGCGACCACCACATTGAACTGGGGGAACAGAAGGGGGGCATTGCCTATCTGGCGAATCATCGTTCAGGAGATTCTCCTCTGCCGCTCAGGGAAAGGACAAATTAAAACCAAgtccaaaaggaaaaacaaagtttgcAGTCATCCGATTTACAGTACTGGCTGGCATAATTACTCGGATAGGCGAGCAAAGGTTGGGAAATACAGCCTTAGAGCAGGGCACTCGTGTTTACCAGGAACCTGAAGATGACGGAAGCGATGAGCACCTGGCCAACCTAAGCCCAGGTTGGAGAGAAAACTCCCCGTAAAATCAGCCGAGCGCTTAGCAGTCCTCGTGCCCCCCTCCACCACCACGACCTACACCACTCGAGCATCCGCCCTCGGTTCAGCCTCAAACTCTGGTGGCCAGATGCTCGGGGAAAGGATTAAACTTttgtctccttcctttttttttttttttttttaaactaggcCCTAACATTTGCAAAGCAGCCTGAAatc contains the following coding sequences:
- the UBE2D3 gene encoding ubiquitin-conjugating enzyme E2 D3 isoform X3 translates to MALKRINKELSDLARDPPAQCSAGPVGDDMFHWQATIMGPNDSPYQGGVFFLTIHFPTDYPFKPPKVAFTTRIYHPNINSNGSICLDILRSQWSPALTISKVLLSICSLLCDPNPDDPLVPEIARIYKTDRDKYNRLAREWTEKYAML
- the UBE2D3 gene encoding ubiquitin-conjugating enzyme E2 D3 isoform X1, whose protein sequence is MLMKRSRALQELSDLARDPPAQCSAGPVGDDMFHWQATIMGPNDSPYQGGVFFLTIHFPTDYPFKPPKVAFTTRIYHPNINSNGSICLDILRSQWSPALTISKVLLSICSLLCDPNPDDPLVPEIARIYKTDRDKYNRLAREWTEKYAML
- the UBE2D3 gene encoding ubiquitin-conjugating enzyme E2 D3 isoform X5; amino-acid sequence: MTNDSPYQGGVFFLTIHFPTDYPFKPPKVAFTTRIYHPNINSNGSICLDILRSQWSPALTISKVLLSICSLLCDPNPDDPLVPEIARIYKTDRDKYNRLAREWTEKYAML
- the UBE2D3 gene encoding ubiquitin-conjugating enzyme E2 D3 isoform X2 produces the protein MLMKRSRALQELSDLARDPPAQCSAGPVGDDMFHWQATIMGPNDSPYQGGVFFLTIHFPTDYPFKPPKVAFTTRIYHPNINSNGSICLDILRSQWSPALTISKVLLSICSLLCDPNPDDPLVPEIARIYKTDRDKYNRISREWTQKYAM
- the UBE2D3 gene encoding ubiquitin-conjugating enzyme E2 D3 isoform X4 → MFHWQATIMGPNDSPYQGGVFFLTIHFPTDYPFKPPKVAFTTRIYHPNINSNGSICLDILRSQWSPALTISKVLLSICSLLCDPNPDDPLVPEIARIYKTDRDKYNRLAREWTEKYAML